The following are encoded together in the Melitaea cinxia chromosome 22, ilMelCinx1.1, whole genome shotgun sequence genome:
- the LOC123664359 gene encoding uncharacterized protein LOC123664359: MRSRSPCDSDSSRARLWKRKRDREEDTSDDTDDKSTAGKCHTARRGRGRPPTTGQYVGLAKAKADYLKQCERELELEAESEAIEISRRVRASRSNINPEGGTISEECSITDLHRKAQEYVEAILTVTKISKNLKGTSKKALNESAEGIGEVLGALYHRTTNDEVRQLREANERLEAENVQLRLEISELRQSVADIRRELGSTSTPAPPANENGLIDRIMAGVGAMLDSRLAKLEESGRLLPEAPEARKGPPAASKKIATSPPQTGVTTLTPPANPAPKSASQSAKKKKKKKKAGAATQVAAPNEPRPLPPAPAALTEGWNVVARKGRKVGPPKNQPQPQNKGVPAKKPKTPKLRLPRSAAVQLTLLPGSTRTYAEVLGAIKADGLIASMGVETRYRVSQTGARRFELPGTGNKEKAEELARRIKAVVGEDVAVTRPEKCADLRVAGLDDSVTPQELAGVIAKAGGCAEESVKVGEVRQNFAGVGTAWVRLPVEAAKKVVDGRRLLVGFVSASVSLLKARPQQCYRCHEVGHVAAKCDKGVDRSGQCYRCGKEGHIRRQCTAEACCPICQAEKKPAGHSLVACPRNKAGRRKKAASKNKTRAPPANRAGEVTMDTQL; this comes from the coding sequence ATGAGGTCGCGGTCGCCTTGCGACTCTGACTCGTCTCGCGCTCGGCTCTGGAAGCGGAAGCGCGATAGGGAAGAAGACACGTCAGATGACACTGATGATAAGTCCACAGCAGGAAAGTGTCACACGGCGCGCAGGGGTCGTGGTCGACCGCCCACGACAGGGCAATATGTTGGCCTCGCCAAGGCCAAGGCCGACTACCTCAAGCAGTGCGAGAGGGAGCTCGAGCTTGAGGCCGAAAGCGAGGCCATTGAGATCTCAAGGAGAGTGAGAGCTTCGCGCTCTAATATAAATCCGGAAGGTGGGACGATTTCGGAAGAATGCTCGATAACAGATCTGCATCGGAAGGCCCAGGAATACGTCGAGGCCATTCTCACCGTGACAAAGATCTCTAAGAACTTGAAGGGGACGAGCAAGAAAGCTCTGAATGAGTCCGCCGAGGGTATAGGCGAAGTACTCGGCGCCCTATACCACCGAACGACGAATGATGAGGTCAGGCAGCTGCGGGAGGCCAACGAGCGCCTAGAAGCGGAGAACGTACAGCTCCGCTTGGAGATCTCCGAGCTGCGACAGAGTGTAGCCGACATTAGGCGTGAGCTGGGCTCGACGTCCACTCCAGCCCCTCCCGCGAATGAAAACGGACTGATCGACCGCATAATGGCAGGGGTGGGCGCCATGCTCGACTCCCGCCTGGCGAAGCTGGAGGAGTCTGGCAGACTCCTGCCTGAAGCGCCTGAAGCGCGAAAAGGACCACCGGCGGCTTCGAAGAAGATCGCAACGTCGCCGCCGCAGACAGGGGTCACAACGCTGACTCCGCCAGCGAACCCGGCCCCAAAGTCTGCAAGTCAGTCTgccaagaagaagaaaaagaagaagaaggcggGTGCGGCTACCCAAGTCGCTGCGCCCAACGAGCCTCGCCCCCTACCACCTGCTCCGGCCGCTCTGACGGAGGGGTGGAATGTGGTGGCGAGGAAAGGCAGGAAGGTGGGGCCGCCCAAAAACCAGCCCCAGCCCCAGAACAAAGGTGTGCCGGCTAAAAAGCCAAAGACGCCGAAGCTGCGACTGCCGCGATCGGCGGCGGTGCAGCTGACGCTGCTGCCGGGCAGCACGAGGACCTACGCAGAGGTCCTCGGTGCCATAAAGGCTGACGGCCTTATAGCGAGCATGGGCGTCGAGACTCGCTATAGGGTCTCTCAGACCGGCGCGCGCAGGTTCGAGCTGCCCGGCACCGGCAATAAGGAGAAGGCCGAGGAGCTTGCCCGGCGCATCAAGGCGGTCGTCGGCGAGGACGTGGCGGTCACCCGGCCGGAGAAGTGCGCCGATCTGCGGGTGGCCGGGTTAGACGACTCGGTCACTCCCCAGGAGTTGGCCGGCGTGATCGCCAAGGCGGGAGGATGCGCCGAGGAATCCGTAAAAGTGGGCGAAGTGCGGCAAAACTTCGCTGGCGTTGGGACGGCCTGGGTTCGCCTGCCGGTAGAGGCGGCGAAGAAAGTGGTCGATGGGCGCCGCCTACTCGTCGGATTCGTGTCGGCGAGTGTGTCCCTGCTGAAGGCGAGACCTCAGCAATGTTATCGCTGCCACGAGGTTGGGCACGTGGCAGCGAAGTGCGACAAGGGGgtggaccgcagcggccagTGCTACCGCTGCGGCAAGGAGGGGCACATTCGCCGACAGTGTACTGCCGAAGCTTGCTGTCCCATATGCCAGGCGGAGAAAAAACCGGCTGGGCACAGCCTAGTTGCGTGCCCTCGCAATAAAGCGGGAAGGAGGAAGAAGGCGGCGTCCAAAAATAAAACCCGCGCGCCGCCTGCCAACAGAGCTGGGGAGGTGACAATGGACACCCAATTGTAG